TCGTTCGAACCGCCGTGGCCCGATCGCGAGCGACTGTTCGACCGACACGACTTCGATCGACGCCTGCTGGCGGACCTCGAGCACGTCCACAGTCTCCCGGCCAGACACAAACTCAGACTCACCGATCTTCGCGGGTGGATCGACCGCTGGCAGGGGACACGAGAGCCACCACTCCCGTGGCTGGACCCGCCCGAGTCACCGGTCGTGTAACGTCGCAGACGGCGTCGTCGTTTTCGCTCTTCGACAACAGTTGTATTCGACAGACATCCGTTGAAAGCGGCTCTAACAACGATTTATTTCGTTCAGGAGCGTTGAACCGTGAGTATACTTATATGGCAAGAACAGTTAGCGCGGAATATGCGTCTGACGCCGTCGTGGTTTCGCTCTTCATCCGACGCTCGATCCGACGAGCGTACCGAAGATGACGATACTACTGCAGGAGTGACGATCTATCATACCTCGGGGAGCGATTTCTCGAAGGGGGGTGCCGGGGACAGCGATCGGGTGGGGGAATTTCTTCCGGACTCCGACGCCAGCCTGCTGGCGGTCCTGGACGGGATGCAGACGCCCGTAACCGTCGACGAGGTCACCGACGAGTTGATCGGCCCTGCACGTCCGTCGATCGAAACGTGGGCCGCCGTCCACGAGCGGCTCCACCGGGAGCGTCTCCCGGCACTCGACGCCACGGGGGACATCGAGTTCGACGAGGCGCAGGGACTCGTCGAACGCTCCGCACAGCGCACCGAGCGTAACCTGTTCTCGCTGACTGCGCTGGGAGCGATTTCGATCGTGTTACTGGTCGTGCTCGTCGCGCTCGTCTCGACGACCGTTCTTACGACAATTCTGGTCACAGCCGTCACGACGGTTGCCGTCTGGATCGTTCCGGGCTAGTTTGGAGCGGAGGTGTCAGCGGTCGTCAGTTGATGTTCCAGCCGATCGTGAGCACCGTATAGAGGATCAGGATCAGTGCGCTGAGACCGATCCCGGAGAGGAACGAGGTGAACGGCAGTTCCATCACGGCACCCAGCAGGACGACGTAGCCGACGACCGTCGCTCCGATGTAGTAGTCGCCCCAGTGGGCCCCGTCAGTTCCCGTCTCGGCGGACGGTTCGTCGGTCGGTTCCAGCTCGAGGTACGTATCGACCCGGTCCGCGAGGGGCTTTCGCTCGACGATACCGCGGTTCTGCTGGTAGTCGATGACGCCCGCCTCGTCGAGTTTCGTGAGATGAGACTGGTAGAGGGGGATGTAGACGCGCTGGCGCTGCGTCGACGTGAGTTCTTCGACGGTCGTATCGTGTTCCCACGCAGCGACCTGTTCCGCGATGTCGCGCATGCGGACGGGACCTTCGGTCCCGCGAAGGTACCGGAGAACCATACGACGGCGTTCGTTTTGCAGGAGATGAAAGATTTCGTCTTTCGAGAAGGCTGGCTCTTCAGAGGGGGCGTCAGCTTCGTCATTCGAACCCTGCTCACCCTGTTCTTCTGAGCTGATATGTGTCGCGTTCATCGCACCAGTCTTCCCTAATCAGAAGTGGGTAATAAAGGATTGAAACCGTGCATCTGTGAACGGTATACTTTAGTCAGTTTCACGGAGTCAGACATCATTTTCTGTGATTTTTAAACCGCGATATACGTACCAAGAAGTCCCGTAACGCGAATTCTCGAAATCGATTTCGAGATTTATTATCCTCTTCGTATTACCGGAAATTTCGAAAGCTAATTCTGAATTTCCGACCGTTCATAGTTCTGGGACAGTTCAGAACCGGCGAAAGTTATATATGCAAATGTAGTATCGAAGTTGTGATAGTTGGGCGTCAGACGGCCGTCACACCGTCCTCGTTGACCGGGGCTTATCCGGGCGATAATAAACCCGCTGTGCCCCCAGTATCGAAGAAATGAGCGACTCCAACTGGTGGTTTTCCGATCAGGCGATCGTCATCGCGATCACTGGTGCACTCACGTACGGCATATTTTCCGGCATCGGGGGCGTTGCACGAATCGCGCTAGCAATCCCGCTCGTCCTCTTTCTTCCCGGGTACGCGCTCGTCTCGGCGCTCTTTCCGGACAGGCCGACCGACGACTACCAGTCGTTCGACGAAGAGAAGACGGGCCTCGGAAATCCCCTGCTGGTTGACGGAGGACTCGAAGCGGTCGAACGGTTCGTCCTGTCAGTTGCCTTCAGCGTTGCGCTCGTCCCGGCGATCACCCTTTTCGCGTCCGTAACCCCAGGGGTTTTGTCGGTCGAACCGGTTCTCTCTGGACTTTCAGTGCTCACTATCGTCCTCGCACTAATCGCGATCGGTTCTCGCTATCGGTGTGCGCCCGATCGGCGGTACGTTCCGTCGCTCTCCGCTGCGCCGCTGTTTTTCACTCGAACGCGGCCGTCGCTCTACAGTGGACCGAACCACCGACCGTACAACGCCGCGATCGTGGTCGGCCTGATCCTGTTGCTCGCGAGCGCCGGATTCGCGGTCGCGAACCCGCCCCAACACGACGGGTTCACGGAGTTCGCGATCGAAACCGAGAACGTCACCGGCGAGACCGAGACGATGTACGAATCGAACTACACCGCCGGAGAGACCCAGGAACTTACTGCCACGATCACGAACCGCGAACACGAAGAACGGTCCTACACGACCGTCGTGTTGCTCCAGCGAGTGAGCTACGACGATGGGAACGCCACCGTCCACGAGACGGCCGAACTGGATCGGAAGTCGGTGACGGTTCCGGACGGTGCGACACACGAGCAAACCCTCAACGTAACCCCGACGATGCGGGAGGGGGAGTTGCGGCTGACACTGCTCCTGTACGACGGCGAGCCGTCGAGTGAGCCCGCTGCCGACGACGCCTACCGCGTGATTCGGCTCCCGATCGAAGTCGAGTAGTCGTGGTCCGTGGAACGTCTCGCCGCCGCGTCCGTCCCGCACTCGCTGGGCTCGAGCGTCATCGCCCGGTCGTCGCCCCGTTCGTCCGGTTCGTGGCCCGTGGTGGCCGTCCGGACCGAGGGCCGTCTCCTCGCTAGTTCGTTCTCGCTGACGGCCCTCTCACACGCCGTGACCGACGCGCTCGACCCGGATCCGAGGGGAGAGGTTTTTGACGGCGGGCTGTTCTCGGGCCGGTCACATCGCCGCTGACAGCCGATTACGACGGACTCCTCGATCGGGTCGTCGCGGTCACCCCTCCGGGACCCGAACCACCTCGTCGCGGGCCGACTGAACCTGCGGGTTGCCGTCCAGTTCGTGCAGGAACTGGCCGCCGTCGGGCTCCGGGCTGGCCGACGATATGGGAGCGTCAGCGACGCCTGGCGGGACGTTCGCGCCAGCGCGTGGATCGTCGATCGAAGTCCCTCTGCGGATCGAGAGTCGGCTGGACGACCCTCCTCGCGAGCAGGGAGACCCGTTTGCTCGTCGGCCGGAAATCCGCCCGTGACGCCGATCGAGGACCGGAGATGCAACGCTCAGAACGGTGTCGAAGGGGCGGGCCCACCGTTGCGACGAATGGGCCGGACGCAGTACCTCGGTTCACCATCGTCTCGACCGGTGCAACACTGGAACCGCCGCGAGTAGCGGGCAAACCGGGCAGAACGCTGACGGCAGCGGAACCGATCGAGCTACCGGACACTCCGGGGTCCGCACCCAGCGAGTGCGGTAGAGACCCCAGTTGGAAAACGAGGACAGCTACTCGCTCGTCGAGACCGTTCTTTCGTGACGGTATCGCGGTGGTGGTCGACGCCCAGTCGCGTACTCGCCGGCGAGAAGCCGATCACGCACTCGCCGGCGACGTGGTACACATCGTCACGTCCCCGTTCGTGTAGACCGTCGCCTGATCGGACCGACACAGCCTGTCCTGCGAGATTTGCTCGATCCGGCCCTCCCCGCCGTCGTCCGTAAAGTAGACCGCGTCGGACGACTGTCTCGATCGGTAGACCACGTACTCGTGATCCGCAACGCCGCCGTCGGGGACCGTCGCGGTCGTCGTCGACGGGTACGCGCCGGTCCGGCTGAACAGGGTCTGGTAGGGATGATCGGTGTGGAGTTGCTGATCGGGACGGATCTCGCTGCCGTCCGGCGAACCGGTCAACTCGGCGATCGACCCTGCTGCCGCGAGTTCCGACCGGTCGTACGCGAGGCGCTCGTGCTGGTCGTCGAAGGCCGGGTTGTCGATGTTACTCTCGGTCGCGAAGATCATCGCCCCCGGGTAGACGAGCACGAATAGCAGGAGGACGGAGACGACGAGCCCCGGCGAGAGTTTCCCGCTCAGGGTTCGCAGGCCGATCGCGCCGAGAATCGACATCGGCGCGTAGAG
The nucleotide sequence above comes from Halosolutus halophilus. Encoded proteins:
- a CDS encoding DUF7344 domain-containing protein → MNATHISSEEQGEQGSNDEADAPSEEPAFSKDEIFHLLQNERRRMVLRYLRGTEGPVRMRDIAEQVAAWEHDTTVEELTSTQRQRVYIPLYQSHLTKLDEAGVIDYQQNRGIVERKPLADRVDTYLELEPTDEPSAETGTDGAHWGDYYIGATVVGYVVLLGAVMELPFTSFLSGIGLSALILILYTVLTIGWNIN
- a CDS encoding DUF1616 domain-containing protein yields the protein MSDSNWWFSDQAIVIAITGALTYGIFSGIGGVARIALAIPLVLFLPGYALVSALFPDRPTDDYQSFDEEKTGLGNPLLVDGGLEAVERFVLSVAFSVALVPAITLFASVTPGVLSVEPVLSGLSVLTIVLALIAIGSRYRCAPDRRYVPSLSAAPLFFTRTRPSLYSGPNHRPYNAAIVVGLILLLASAGFAVANPPQHDGFTEFAIETENVTGETETMYESNYTAGETQELTATITNREHEERSYTTVVLLQRVSYDDGNATVHETAELDRKSVTVPDGATHEQTLNVTPTMREGELRLTLLLYDGEPSSEPAADDAYRVIRLPIEVE